CCGTCGTCGGCATCGGCTGTCCTGGTGTCCAGGTGAGGCCTCCGGAGTCCGAGGACTGCCCGAAGGAGGCGGCAGAGGCCATGACTCAGGAACTGAAGATTGACTGGGGCAGCCCTCTTCGGGCCGTCGTGGACATCAACCAGCCCGGCGCTCAGAGCGACACGGGCGTCTACCAGGATGGGCCTATCATCGGGCGTGTCGTGGAGGGCGACGGCAACCTGCCCGAGGGGACGCTGCTCCACGGCCGCCTCTGGACGGGCCCCGGCATCTACGACATCGCGGGGGATGTGGAGCGCCCGGCTGTCCTGGGCCGCTACACGCTGGCCGTGCTGCCCGATGGGCGGAAGTACCCTGTCTGCATCGTGCTGGGAGACAGGGACGGGCGTGTGCCCAAGTCGGAGGGCTCCAAGCCCGGCGCCGCCGTGCTGGCGCGCGCGCTGCCGGTGAGCCCCGTCTGGCGCTGGCCGTGAGGCCCAATGTCCCGAAGCGTTGGCTCCGAGCCCGGGCCTCTCGCTCGACGTCGAGCGACTACGGCCCGGGCAGGGGGTCAGACGATACGTAGGGCCTTCACTGCATCTTCTCTCGCAGGTAGGTCTCGAGCTCGGAGATGGCGACGCGCTCCTGCGCCATGCTGTCGCGGTGGCGCACGGTGACCGTGTCCTTGAGCGCCGTGTCCTTCCCCTCACCGAGCGTGTCGAAGTCCACCGTGATGCAGAACGGTGTGCCGATCTCGTCCTGGCGCCGGTAGAGCTTTCCGATGGCTCCGGTGTCGTCGTAGACGATGCGCATCGCTCCGGTGGACTGGAGCTTCCTGCGGATGCTCTTCGCCGTGCTGACGATCTCCGGGTTGTTCTTCTTGAGCGGAAGCACCGCCACCTTGATGGGCGCCAGGTGCGGCTTGAAGTGCAGCACCGTCCGGTAGAACTCGTCGACCACCGGGTCCACCTGGCCGCGCAGCTTCTTGGCCACCTCGATGCTCTCCGCGCCGGGCATCGACAGGAGCCCCGTGACGGATGGCAGCCGCTCGCCGAGCGCCTGGGAGATGCGCTCGCCCTCGGCGAGGAGCGCCTCCTTCGCCTGGGCCGGAATCTTGTCGTTGCGGCTCACCGACTTGAGGAACGTGCCGAGCGCCTCTTCCACCGGCTTCAGGCGGTCCGCCGGAGCGGGCTTCACCTGCTCCTCCGCGTAGGCCTCGCTCAGGAGCGCGAGCACGCCGCGGTCCACGCCGGCCGACGGCTCGATGACGAAGGGCACCACGTGCTGCTTCGTCTCCGGGTCGAAGTACGTGAGCTTGTCGGTGCTGTGCGAGTTGGGGCTGACGCGCGCCCTGAGCCCGAGCGAGCCCTGGTCCTTGCTGTGCGAGCCCAGGTCGTAGTCGGTGCGGTTGGCGATGCCCTCCAGCTCCTCCAGCCCGTGCGGGAAGCGGTAGAGCAGGTCCACCGTCGCCTTGGCGTAGTGGGCGAGCTCCTCGGGCTTCTGGTGGTACGGCTCGAGGTTCTGCCGGGACAGTCCCACCGACAGCCACCAGTTGATGCGATCCTCCACCCACTTCTTGTGCCACCCCTCGTCCTCGCCCGGGCGGACGAAGAACTCGAT
This is a stretch of genomic DNA from Archangium violaceum. It encodes these proteins:
- a CDS encoding glycine--tRNA ligase, which codes for MPAQTMEQLVSLCKRRGFIFPGSAVYGGLQGTYDYGPLGVELKNNLKLAWWRANVWEREDMEGIDAAILMNKLTWRYSGHEETFVDPMVDCKQCKMRWRADQISGKCPNCASTELTEPRPFNLMFKTQIGPVPDPESFSYLRPETAQGIFVNFKHVLDSTSRKLPFGIAQIGKAFRNEITPRNFIFRVREFEQMEIEFFVRPGEDEGWHKKWVEDRINWWLSVGLSRQNLEPYHQKPEELAHYAKATVDLLYRFPHGLEELEGIANRTDYDLGSHSKDQGSLGLRARVSPNSHSTDKLTYFDPETKQHVVPFVIEPSAGVDRGVLALLSEAYAEEQVKPAPADRLKPVEEALGTFLKSVSRNDKIPAQAKEALLAEGERISQALGERLPSVTGLLSMPGAESIEVAKKLRGQVDPVVDEFYRTVLHFKPHLAPIKVAVLPLKKNNPEIVSTAKSIRRKLQSTGAMRIVYDDTGAIGKLYRRQDEIGTPFCITVDFDTLGEGKDTALKDTVTVRHRDSMAQERVAISELETYLREKMQ